A genomic region of Elusimicrobiaceae bacterium contains the following coding sequences:
- a CDS encoding ankyrin repeat domain-containing protein: MKKIMSLSSILAILFSQTGCIGNKEDKNEKLLSAIVNGETIAVKELLSSGANVNATSEENMSALMIAVWLGQQEIVSVLLANGAKTDTQDENGYSALMLASHKGYTEIAKMLLAAGANVNVYDNEGSTALLFASEQGNIDLVRALVNANVNINAQDKNGKTALRDASVNGHTEVVQLLLSSGADANIQDEYGRTALMSASMNGHTQIVQELLANGADVSIKDSEGDTALDDAELNDNTEIIKLLKSAGAKE; encoded by the coding sequence ATGAAAAAAATAATGAGTTTGTCTAGCATCTTAGCGATCTTATTTTCTCAAACCGGATGTATAGGAAATAAGGAAGATAAAAATGAAAAATTATTATCAGCTATAGTAAACGGAGAAACAATAGCAGTGAAAGAGTTGTTGTCTTCGGGAGCAAACGTTAATGCAACGTCAGAAGAAAACATGTCTGCTCTTATGATAGCGGTTTGGCTTGGACAGCAAGAAATTGTATCTGTCTTATTGGCTAATGGTGCAAAAACAGATACACAAGATGAAAATGGTTATAGTGCCCTCATGCTTGCTAGCCATAAAGGATATACAGAAATAGCCAAAATGTTACTTGCTGCGGGGGCCAATGTTAATGTATATGATAATGAAGGTTCTACTGCACTTTTGTTTGCAAGTGAACAGGGAAATATAGATTTAGTCCGGGCTTTAGTCAATGCGAATGTCAATATTAATGCACAAGACAAAAATGGAAAAACGGCTTTACGTGATGCTAGTGTCAATGGACACACCGAGGTTGTTCAATTGCTATTATCTTCAGGAGCAGATGCGAATATCCAAGACGAATACGGCAGAACAGCATTAATGTCTGCCAGTATGAACGGTCATACACAAATTGTACAAGAACTCTTGGCTAATGGGGCGGATGTTAGCATAAAGGATAGCGAAGGTGATACTGCTTTGGATGATGCGGAACTTAATGACAATACAGAAATTATAAAGCTGTTAAAATCCGCCGGAGCTAAAGAATAA
- a CDS encoding isoprenylcysteine carboxylmethyltransferase family protein — translation MITWLLRASEHAHNPVLFLVGIILIYVTGVALLAAVVWKFYEYRQTSPTLEKQQTHFFSTREMLLLVLLLFPCWIGSWGQVALPLIPYYFFFVLGGIGLLFATGWHVWAKLNIGRLWSDGIEIKQNHPLRTTEAYALARHPMYASLLLWCWCASLIMANALTLVLVSGLFLPLMVRRAKAEEQWLLQKNPDYALYQNNVRMMSVTLSGGWSVAVRLVLALALCYFTAAHQMTLGVLGGLIFVHLYLGYSLKPEKTAFSYRSKSGMMTVFGLLGLYIHPAFFYFFYVIVAMCLYGLKWNCPCMWVYEKYHGCPCFMLIKKCRPNLARK, via the coding sequence ATGATAACATGGTTGTTGCGGGCAAGTGAACATGCGCATAACCCTGTTCTTTTCCTAGTTGGAATTATACTTATTTATGTAACGGGTGTCGCGCTTTTGGCAGCGGTTGTATGGAAATTTTATGAATACCGCCAAACTTCCCCAACGTTGGAAAAACAGCAGACTCATTTCTTTTCTACGCGCGAGATGTTGCTGCTAGTCCTTTTGCTTTTCCCATGTTGGATTGGCTCTTGGGGGCAAGTAGCCCTGCCGTTAATTCCCTATTATTTCTTCTTTGTGCTAGGCGGTATTGGGCTTTTGTTTGCAACCGGGTGGCATGTGTGGGCCAAACTAAATATCGGACGCCTATGGTCAGACGGAATAGAAATTAAACAAAATCATCCTTTGCGTACTACAGAAGCTTATGCGCTGGCCCGCCACCCGATGTATGCTTCACTTTTGCTTTGGTGTTGGTGCGCCAGTCTAATAATGGCCAATGCGCTTACGTTAGTACTAGTAAGCGGGCTGTTTTTGCCCTTGATGGTTCGTCGTGCTAAAGCGGAAGAACAATGGCTGTTGCAAAAAAATCCGGACTACGCGTTGTACCAAAATAATGTACGTATGATGAGCGTTACATTATCGGGCGGGTGGAGTGTGGCAGTACGATTAGTATTAGCACTAGCTTTATGTTATTTTACGGCGGCGCACCAGATGACGTTGGGTGTTTTAGGTGGATTGATATTCGTTCATTTATATTTGGGATATAGTCTCAAACCGGAAAAAACGGCGTTTTCGTACCGTTCCAAATCGGGCATGATGACAGTGTTTGGGCTATTGGGATTATATATACACCCGGCTTTCTTTTATTTTTTCTATGTAATCGTAGCCATGTGTTTATATGGGCTAAAATGGAACTGCCCGTGCATGTGGGTATATGAAAAGTACCATGGATGTCCTTGTTTTATGCTAATAAAAAAGTGTCGGCCTAACCTAGCGAGAAAGTAA
- a CDS encoding prolipoprotein diacylglyceryl transferase, with the protein MLAYAICSAVGLIAGGVVAWKLQMPRPPQRVRLPIYVCAFVGAILGAKIPIWVSYGWHDYLIQGKSVMGGILGAFLAINLYKKCSGNAGGFGGRFVIPLAVAVGFGKIGCYLNGCCGGTLFIPVQLVESIFQFSMAIGLYFFYRRTQRPDLLFPVYLFAYLLMRFVIEFWRIEPRVWGNLTVYQWLAVAFIPVCILILWRRTHDNMVVAGK; encoded by the coding sequence ATGTTAGCCTATGCTATTTGTTCTGCTGTTGGTTTGATTGCCGGTGGGGTGGTGGCGTGGAAATTGCAAATGCCGCGGCCGCCGCAACGGGTGCGCCTACCCATTTATGTATGCGCATTTGTTGGAGCTATTTTAGGAGCCAAAATACCCATTTGGGTTTCTTATGGATGGCACGATTATCTCATACAGGGCAAAAGTGTAATGGGTGGTATATTGGGAGCTTTTTTAGCGATTAACTTATATAAAAAATGTAGCGGCAACGCGGGCGGTTTTGGCGGCCGGTTTGTAATTCCACTGGCTGTGGCGGTTGGTTTTGGAAAAATCGGATGCTACTTAAACGGTTGTTGCGGCGGAACACTTTTTATTCCTGTGCAACTAGTAGAAAGTATATTCCAGTTTAGTATGGCTATCGGTTTATATTTTTTCTACCGACGTACACAACGGCCGGATTTATTATTCCCCGTCTATCTGTTTGCTTATTTGCTTATGCGTTTTGTCATTGAATTTTGGCGGATAGAACCCCGCGTATGGGGTAATTTAACGGTGTACCAGTGGCTGGCAGTTGCTTTTATCCCGGTATGTATTTTAATTCTTTGGAGGCGTACACATGATAACATGGTTGTTGCGGGCAAGTGA